The Pseudomonadota bacterium genome window below encodes:
- the cas2 gene encoding CRISPR-associated endonuclease Cas2 encodes MSQAFIVTYDISDAKRLRRVFRIMCGYGQHLQFSVFRCELTTMMLVQLRAELARVIHHREDQILFIDTGPTCGRGSNCIESLGRPFLARDRGAKIV; translated from the coding sequence ATGAGTCAGGCGTTCATCGTCACCTACGACATCTCGGACGCCAAGCGCCTGAGGCGCGTATTCCGCATCATGTGCGGGTACGGCCAGCACCTTCAGTTCTCGGTCTTCCGCTGCGAGCTCACCACGATGATGCTCGTGCAGCTCCGCGCCGAGCTGGCTCGCGTCATCCATCACCGCGAAGACCAGATCCTCTTCATCGACACGGGTCCCACCTGCGGCCGCGGCTCCAACTGCATCGAATCGCTCGGCCGTCCTTTCCTCGCTCGCGATCGCGGCGCCAAGATCGTATGA